AAAAGGAGGATACGTATGAAAATACAACCGTTAGAGGACAGAGTGTTGATAAAACCTCTGGAAGAGAAAGAAAAGAAACTCGGGACTATTATCATCCCGGATACTGTAAAGGAAAAGCCTCAGATTGGCGTAGTAGAGGCGGTTGGTACGGATGAAGAGCTTAAAAAGATTGTAAAGGCCGGTGATAAGGTGCTATTTGGAAAGTATAGTGGGACAGAATTTGAGATCGATGGCGTTAATTATCTCATTGTACAGAAGTCAGATGTACTCGGTGTTTTGAAAGATTAGTGTTCCGGCAGTCCCGCGTATGCGGGACTGTTTTTCTTAGAGGAGGGTTTTGTGAATTTATATAAATTCAAATCATTTGTGTTTATTATTTCTTTTTTATTATTAACAACTATAAATCTTTCTGCTGATCCGGGGAATAATGTAACTGCTACTACTGTTCAGGGAACAATCAGTAAGATTACAGTAGAAGGCACTGCAATGGTAATAAATGGGGATCAAACAACAGCTCGAAATGCTGCTATTAATAATGCATTGAAGAAGGCTGTAGAACAGGAAGTTAGCGCAATCCTGACATCTAAGGCAATAATTGATAATTACAACTTATTGAGTAATAAAATATATTCTAACACCACAAGCTATATTCATAACTACAAAATAATAAGCGAGGGGCAGAGTAACAATATTTATTCAGTTACTGCTCAGGTAACTGTTGGTACGGATCACCTTAAAAATGATTTAAGTGCTATTGGCCTATTGATGAAACAAAAAAGAATGCCAAAGGTTGCTGTGATCATACTTGAACAGAATATAGGTAAAAAAAGATTCGAATCCTCTTTATTCTATGCACCTTCAATGCTTTATGGAGGATATGTTGTAAGGGATGTGAGTATAGTGAATGAAACGGGTGATATGTCTATTGCCGAAAATGAGATGATGCAAAAACTTCTTGATAGTGGATTTAATGTGGTTGATGAGGCAACAGTTTTAAAGGATATAAAACTTCACAACGCCTTAAGGATTGAAAACCTCGATGATGATACGATAAAAGATATTGGTAAAATCTCAAATGCGGATGTTGTTATTTACGGAAAGGCACTTGCCATGCTTTACGGGAAAGTAGAAGGTTCTGAGATGAAGTCAGTGCAGGCAGATGTTTCTTTAAGAGCAGTAGATGCGGATGATGGACGTGTACTTGCATCAGGTGAACAGCATGCTGCATCAGTTAATATAGATGAAATTACGGCAGGTAACGATGCTATAAAAAAGGCTACTGATGAACTTGCCGATTCAATGATAGCCATTATTCAAAATAAATGGAAGCGAGAAATGAACAACGGCTCGATTATCCAGCTTACGGTGAATGGAATAAAAACAGCAGGTGATATTGCTGCCTTAAAAGATGCTTTAATGGCAACATCCGGTGTAAAGGATGCTTATACAAGAAGTATGGGTAATGGATCTGCAACAGTGGATGTTGATTATAAAGGGAGTGCATCATCCCTGGTTACATCATTGCTCAACAATAAAACGATTACAACTTTATACAACATTACAGGTACGACAATGAATACAATCGAGATCGGAATAAAGTGAACCCTGTTAGAAAGTACGTGACTTTAAACCGCACCCTTTTTATAAGGATTTTAAAATTTATAGTATTAGCCCCCGCCATAAACGGCTGGGCTTTCTAACGTGGAAAATTAAACGAACAGTTTTATTAGAAGGGTCGAGTTGTATGATTTAAACGGTTGCCTTTTTAATGCTCTTCGTGTAAATATAGAAACGGTTAATTAGACAGGGAGGATGTATGAAAACAAAGATATTAACAATAATGATAATACTCATTGGTTTTATCTCTTCAAGTTGTGCAACTACTTATAAAGAAGTGGAGGTTCCAGGCCCTTCTCAACAGCCTGTAGCAGGCAGGATTCAAAACTACACAGGACCCAAAAAAAGGATATGTATAGTAGATTTTACGAATAAGACAGAATATGGACAGGGCAGGCTTGGAAAAGCAGCGTCTGACATACTTGCTACGGAATTATTCAAATCGGGCGGATTTATTCTTGTAGAAAGACAAAAAATGCAAGAACTGTTGAATGAACAGTCTCTTGGACAAACAGGTGCTATAAACCCTGCAACAGCAGCAAAGGCTGGCGAGATACTTGGATGTGCAGCCATAGTAACCGGTTCTATCTCTCAATTTGGAGTAAGGGTACTTGGAGAGAACTATGGTGTATACAAGAAAAAGGTTCAGAAAGCCGATTGTACGGTTGATGTAAGAGTAGTTGATACTACAACCGGACAGGTGCTTTTTGCAGATTCTGGCACAGGTGAGTATGAACAAAAAGCAACACAGGTATTTGGTCTTGGGCAATACGCGGGGTATGATGAAAATCTTGGTCAAAACGCATTACGCTCTGCAATCACAAAATTTGTGAGTAATCTTATACAGCAGTTACAATCCGTTCAATGGACGGGCAGAATCGCTGTCGTCAATGGTAACAGGGTCTTTATAAATGCAGGTCAAAAAACGGGTTTACGGATTGGAGATGAATTGATTGTTACATCACTTGGTGAGGAAATAACCGATCCACAAACAGGGCTTGTCATAGGCAGAGAACCAGGTCCTACAATAGGTAGATTGAAAATTATCGCCTTTTTTGGAAATGACGGCTCTGTAGCTTTGGTAGAATCTGGTGGTGGATTTAAAAGAGGGGATCAGGTAAAACTTGCCCAATAAACAGGAGGATTAATATGTTAAAGAAGCTATCCATAGCAGCTATTATGATTTCTTTAATGTTGTTAGGCTGCGGCATGCCGTCAGAAACATTAAAAACAGTAGGCAGCGAAGGGATTGTAAAGATCATTGCAGACCCGGGTAGTGCTGATGTTTATGTTGATGGTAATTATATTGGTAAGGCATATAGATTTAACGGTAATCCGGAATTGCTTAAACTTGCACACGGAACCCATACAATAGAGCTGAAAAAGGATGGCTATCAAACTTACACGACAAGAATATTTGTTGGCAATCAAGCGATTGATACCGTAAACATAATGCTCATAAAGAATCCTTAAAAATCATGTCGGCTCAAATAATGCGGTTAAAAATATGCGGAACTCTTAGCTGTGAATAAAAGGTCTGCTTTGATTACAATACCCAATATCCTTACCTTTATAAGGATATTTTTGATACCCGTTTTATTTTTACTTATAAAAAACAATCAGCAAGAAGCTGCGTTTTACCTTTTGATAGGCATGGGGTTTACTGATTTGCTGGATGGTTTTATAGCAAGAACATTTAATCAAATGTCAAAACTTGGTTCATATCTTGACCCCATTGCAGATAAACTGCTTACAACTTCATTATTTATAACTCTCACGCTTTATAACCACATTCCATTATGGCTTACTATAATAGTTATAGGAAGGGATGTTATAATAGCTGTTGGATTGTTTGTTATCTTTTTGCCTCAGAAGTTTCCTGTGGTTTCACCTTCTTATCTGGGCAAGTTTACAACTTTTGCTCAGGCAATAACATTAATTATTTCCATATCAAGCGGTATAAGATATTTTAATAGCGTACTGAGCAGTTTTTTTATGCCGTCTGTGTATATAACGGCTTTGTTTACCATTGTCTCGTTGATCCAGTATATTCATCGCGGTATCGTAATGTTAGAGGACAGAAGGATGACTGACAAAAGTTAGTTGTTATTGTCCCGTTTTACCCACGCGGTTGGCACTTCCATTATTTATCTGCAACCCGAATGCGTTTTAACCGTCAATCAAGGTTCAAAAATTGGAGTTTAGTATGGATAATTTCAGTAATCTATACTATACTCGGCAAGTTATATAATGGAGGTATAAATTAGAGTATTAAGGTGTCTGCATGTTGAATTGGACAGCCTCTTCAGTGCTCTTGAAGTTTTCATAATGATCGGAATGTATTCTAATTACAAGGAGTAGAGAATGAATAATGATGTAAGGGTTAGGTTTGCACCGAGTCCAACGGGTTATCTGCACATAGGCGGAGCCAGAACTGCGCTTTTTAATTATCTGTTTGCAAGGCATAACAACGGTAAATTTATTTTAAGAATAGAAGATACCGATCAAGCCCGTTCTACAAAAGAATCTGTCGATGCCATCATAAATGGTCTTAGGTGGCTCGGGCTTGATTGGGATGAAGGCCCTTATTTCCAATCACAAAGATACGATTTGTACAGATCACATATAGAGATACTTTTGAAAGAAGAAAAAGCATACAAATGTTTTTGCACGCAAGAAGAGCTTGAAGAAAAAAGGCAAAAGGCATTAAAAGAAAAAAGAAAACCCATCTATGACAGAACGTGCAGAAGCATTAAGGATAAACCTTCGGATAAATCCTATGTTGTGAGATTTAAATCGCCCTTGTATGGAACAACGATCGTAAATGATATTGTAAAGGGCAACGTCGTTTTTAATAACGAAGAGATAGAAGACTTTGTTATTATGCGGAGTGATGGAAGTATGACTTACAACTTCGTTGTTGTTGTCGATGATGTTGATATGCATATTACACATATTATAAGAGGTGATGATCACCTTAACAATACTCCAAAGCAGGTTTTGCTGTATCAGGCGTTTGATTACTCTGTACCTCAATTTGCCCACATACCTCTTATACATGGTGAGGATAGAGCAAGATTATCCAAAAGGCATGGTGCATCCTCGGTAGAGGCGTATAGAGACACCGGTTATCTATCAGAGGCACTGGTCAATTATCTTGTAAGGCTTGGCTGGTCTTACGGCGATAAAGAAGTTTTTACAATGCAGGAGATGATAGAAAACTTTAGTCTTGACAGTGTATCAAAGTCTGCCGCTATCTTCAATCCCGACAAGCTCCTATGGCTCAACGCCTTATACCTTCGTGAAAAGCGTGCAGAGGATATCATAAAACTCTTAGAACCATTTTGTGAAAAGGTTGGTATCGGGTTTGACACAACGCAGGATTTTTTAAAACTTATAGATGAAACCAAGAAGCGATCGCGGACAGTTGTCGAACTGCTTGATATGATGGACTATTACTTTAAGGAAGAATTAAACTATGATCAAAAGATGGCGGGAAAGCTATTTACCCAAGAGAGGGTATCTTCTTTCAATGAGATTATAAAAAGGCTGACATCGATGAATGGTTTTACAAAAGACGGAATAGAATCTGCTATAAAAGGCTATGCCTCAGAAACGGGGGTAAAACTTGGAGATATTGCCCAACCGATAAGGCTTGCAATAACGGGCAGGATTGTAAGTCCAGGGCTTTTTGATATTATGGAGATTCTCGGGAAAGGCAGAGTAATAGAAAGATTGCAAAAAGCAATTAAATATATACAATATAAGGGTAATGTTAAACAGGATTAAGATTCTATCAGGTATCGTTATAGCAACTTTTATATTTGGGTGTGCCCACATCCAATCCTATACTACGCTACAAAAAGATAAGGCAGCTAACGCTTTAAAATTTGCAAAATCACAGGGTGCAACCGTGTATAATAAGGCAGAGTATGAAGAGGCTTTTAAACTTTATAAACAGGGTATAGAAAAGCAAAGAAAATCCATGACGGGTGAAGCAAATACCCTGTTCTCTTTGAGTACCCAATTAGCAAATGAAGTGGCGGTGATTGCAAAAGAAAACAGCATCAGAGCTGAGAAGGAAAGAAAAATTATCTTATCACATGTGCAACAATTTGCTAAGAAAAAGCAAACCGTTACTCTAAAAGTTAAACTTGCTCCATTCCCAAAGCCAGTCATGATTGCAAAATATAATACACCCGCCGGTAAAATAACAAAGACGGTAAAGCAAAAAACTGTCATAAAAACTGTGGTGTTATCAAAAAATAAAATTTATACAGTGGTAAAAGGCGATTGCTTATGGGACATAGCAAAAAAAGGGTACATTTATGGCAATCCGGCACTCTGGCCATTAATATACTGGAAAAATAGAAATAGAATCATAAATCCAAACTATATATATCCGGAACAAAAAATAATTATTCCCGAAAAATCTTACAGCAAAGAAAAGATAAGACGTATAATGGAGTATATCCGCAAAAAGCATTTTTTATAATAATTATACGGGAACATGAGTACACATAACCATAATGGATTAAATAAAAATAAAAAAGGGCTTGTGATAGCCCTTATCATTACGGTTATTTTTATGTTTGTAGAACTGATAGGCGGGTTTTTAAGCGGAAGTCTCGCGCTGATTAGCGATGCGGGACACATGATAACGGATGTATTTGCAATCGGATTCAGTATATTTGCATTCAAAATGGCAGAGAGGCCTGCAACCGAAACAAAAACCTACGGATATCATCGCCTTGAGGTAATGGCTGCATTTATAAATGGTATTATTTTAACAGCACTTTCTTTGATCATATTTTATGAAGCTTATGGCAGGATCGTATCCCCGCAAAAGATAAATGGTATACTGATGCTCTCTATAGCTTCTATAGGATTTATTGCCAATATCATAGGAATAATTTTACTAAAGGAATCTCAGAGGGATAATATAAATACGAGAGGTGCATTTTTGCACATTGTAGGTGATGCGATTTCTTCAATAGGTGTCATAGCCGGCGGTTTGTTTATAATTTTCAGACACTGGTATTTTGTGGATCCTCTAATCAGTATACTGATAGGGGGCATTATTTTGAGAAGTGCTGTGGGACTTATAATAGAATCTGGCGGTATAATGCTTGAGTATGTCCCTCGCGGTATTAAACTTGAAGAAGTTACAAACTCAATACTCGGCGTTAGAGGTGTTTTAAATGTACATGACCTGCACGTCTGGACTATTACCTCGGGTTTTCATGCGATGAGTACACACGTGCAAATAGATGATCAAAAGATAAGCAATGCTACAGAAATGGTACACAAGATAGAGCATATTTTAGGTGAGAGATATAACATAAATCATACAACAATACAGCTTGAGTGCGAAACTTGCAGCGGTATCGTGGTGTGTAGTGCAGCGACAAAATCCGTGAACTCAAAGGATGCGGTTAAAGAACAGGACAGGCTGTAAGGTGAATGCACCTATCTGTCCTGCATTCTTTTGGATTAATATTTTATGGCCGTCTTTCTTGACATAAACAAAATGCTAAAATATGGTTAGAACAATAAAAGGAGGTTATTATGAAATCAATACTGTCAAATAAACATGTGTGGTTTGTATCCGCAGTACTTTTGTTTTCTGCAATTGTGTTATCAAATTGCAGTGGTGGATCCGGTTATGTTCCTGGAAACAGCAACAGCAGTGTATGTTCACAATCACTTTCGGCTGACATGAAAAAGCTTCTTAACTGTCCAACAACACCTTCCGCTCCGCCAACAGCACCTACCAACACTAATTTGCCTCCGTCGATTGTTGTAGCCAATAGCGGCGTTTTTTCTTATAACTGTTTTGTTCCACCAACAGGTTCTACTATTGCAGTAACCGTATCTGCAACAGATTTTCAAACTAATGAATCTATTCCGGATTCTACAATTAATTTTTTCTCTACAACATCAGATACAGTTAAAAATAATCCGCCCGATAGTACCGTTAACACGGGTTCAAACGGGTGGCTGCCGGGTTTACTTCCCACGGGCATTCCAGTTGCAGTTGAGGGGATCAATTCCGCCAGCGGGTATAAAAATACTTATCAGTTTGGTCTTACACTTTCACCTACAGATGCAAACTCTATTTTTAAGGTTTTACTGATTTCAAGTAATACGGTAAACCTCGTCACTGCATTATCGCACGTCACACAGGATTGGACAAATGACGGTGCAATAGCAGGCACTGTATGGGATTGCTCCGGCAACCCAATTCAAAATGCAATCGTGACACTTGTCAATGCAGGCACAGACGTTTCCGTGTCAGCGAATATAATTTATTTCAGGTATAGCTCTGGCCTCGGCGATATTCCGGACCCCACTTTAACATTGACCTCTTCTGACGGGATATTTTTAGCGTTTAATGTTCCACCAGGTGATTACGATGTTATTGCACAGGGCGTTCTGCCAAACGGAAATGCCCTTGTAGAACTCGGGAGAAGCTATGTGGAATCATTTGCAGGTAGTGTAAGTATCTCAAACATACAGCCCGAGACATCCACAACAGTCACTACCACATCAATTCAATAGTTTATGCATGTTGTAAAACCAGGTATTAGAACAAGCCCCTGTAAACAGGGGCTTGTTCTTTAATTGAAAGTCTTGTTATGAAGACCATTTCTGTTGTTACCAAAAAAAGGATTGAGATGATTGATGTTACTTCAGAGATAAACAACATGTTAAAAAGATTGGGGGCTGTAAGAGGCGTATGCTATCTGTTTGTCCCACATACAACCTCTGGTATTACGATAAATGAGAATGCTGATCCTGCTGTTAAACAGGACATACTTGATACACTGGATAAGGTTGCCCCATACAATGACAACTATCATCATAAAGAAGGCAATGCAGATGCACATATTAAATCAAGTGTTATAGGCGTCACATTGTCATTGTTTGTTGAAAACGGCAGGCTTGTTCTTGGAACATGGCAGTCTGCATTTTTCTGTGAGTTTGACGGACCAAGGACGAGAAGCCTTTTGTTAGAATTTACCCCTTTATGAATTTAATATATCATGCACGTACACAAAGAAAACTCATCTGTATGCCTGTCCTTCTATCTATAGAGAGTATCAATAAATTCAAGATTGATTATACAACGGATATGAGTATTGGAGGATTACTTATTCAAACAGAAGAGCCTTATGATAAAGGTACAAAACTTGATATAAGATTTAGGATACCAGGGGCAATTAAGCTTATCGAGGTAAAAGGTGAAGTTGTCTGGTCCCATAAATACATACCTGGAACAGAACCAACACAGGAATCTCTGCCTGGAATGGGTATAAGGTTTTTAGAACTCGATGAACAGAGCAGACACTATATAACGTCTTATGTAGAGAGCAAGAAAGGCATAAGTGAGGAAGACATATTTGTTGACGGGTTTGACTCCACAAATTAAAAAGACATTGGGTTCAAAGATAAGGAACATCTTTATCGCCGGTATAGCTGTATTTATACCAATTATTATTACTATCTTTATTTTGAATGTACTTGTTTCATGGTCTGATGGCTTGCTAAAGATACTCCCTGGTGTAGCAAATCCTTTAACCTATATTCATATACCGGGCATAAGCCTTGTTATTGCCCTGGTGATAATATTTATTATGGGGTTGATGACATACAATTATATCGGCCAAAAGCTGTTAATTATAATGGAAGACATCTTTGCAAAAATTCCATTTATCAAGGGTATCTATTCAGGTGCGAAACAGATAACAGAGGCATTTACAGAAGACAAAAATAAGTTTAGCAGAGTAGTGCTTGCAGAGTTTCCTGGGGCGGGAAGTTATGCAATAGGATTTGCCATTAGTGAAGCAGTTATAAATAATCCGGAACCCGCAAGATATCTTACCGTTTTCATACCAACTGTTCCTAATCCGACATCCGGGTTTTATTTATTTGTTAAACAATCTAATTTATATGAGATAAATATTTCTGTAGAGGAAGCTTTCAGAATCATACTTACTATGGGTGTTGGTATGAACAAACCAATCAATGCGGCACCTTTTATAAAAGGCTTGTAAAAGCTATGAACTTGACTCAAAAAATGAATTTGGGTTAAGTAAGAAAGTTTGTCTTTTTCTTTTGCAAGAAAAACTTATTCTGATTGACTTGTCTGATTAAAACATTTCTGATATAAAACTAATTTTGATATGGAGGACTAATATGGAAGATTGTTTATTCTGCCAGATAGTGGAAGGTAAAATACCGTCCAAAAAGGTTTATGAAGATGAGGATGTAATTGTAATAGAAGATATAAGACCGGTTGCACCGGTGCATTTGCTTGTTATTCCAAAGAAACATATCCCTACACTTGTTGATATAAGACAGGAGGATCAGCTGCTTATTGGTAAGATGATGTTCGTAGCAAAACAAATGGCAGAAAAAACGGGTATTTCTGAAAAAGGATTTAAAGCTGTATTTAATGTTAAACAATGGGGAGGGCAGACAATATACCACATACACCTTCATATAGTAGGCGGAGCTCCTTTAAGAATTCACGTCGCATAAGTGTGAAATTTTATATCCATAACGTGATTCAAGTATCACACTTTTTTCACATCAAATCTCTATTCTATTGATATGTAAGCATTTATAGTCTGGCATGATCTTTGCCTAAAGATATATTCATGTTTCAAAAAACTGTAAAAGAAAAGGTAATATGTGAAGGGTATGGTTTACATACAGGAGAGTTCTCGCGCGTAACAATTCATCCTGCGGAGGCGTCGTACGGAATAGTCTTCATTAAAAAGAACGGCAGTTCAATTAGGTATATTCCTCTTAAACCTCAAAGCATTAAAAACACGTTATTTGCTACAACAATAGGAGACGAGGTAGTAACCATTTCAACAGTAGAACATCTATTAGCAACACTAAATGGCTTTGGAATAGACAACGCTATAATCGAAGTTGAAGGGGATGAACTCCCGGGAGGGGATGGAAGCGCTAACATATTTTCCCAGGCTATTTTTGATGCAGGCGTTATAACATTCTCGGATTTATCAAATGCAATAACTTTTGATAGAAAATTTACAGTAGAATATAATGATGGATATATAACATATCTACCCGATGATTTGCTAACGATAAATGGAACTATAGACTTTAGTCATCCAAAGATATTAAAACAAGTATTTGTTTATAAAAATTCCATGGAACGCTTTATCTCGGATTTATCAAATGCAAGAACTTTTGGATTCTTGAAAGACTATTCCACAATGCAGGCACTCGGGCTTGCAAAAGGTTCTTCGCTTGAAAATACGATTGTACTTGATGAAACGGATGTCATGAATATAGGGGGTTTAAGATACAACGATGAGTTTATTAGACATAAGATACTTGATCTTTTGGGGGATCTTTACATCATAGGTAATACAATCAACGGACGTATAAACAGCTACAAAAGCGGTCACGCACTCAACCATCTCTTTGTACAACAAATAATTTCGATGATGGAAAGCAATACCATAATAGAACAAGAGTTAATAAAGCCTGCCGTTGTATTTTCGTATTAATAAAAAAAAACGATAAAATAATATAATCATTATAGTCAATTTATTCTATCATTTGGGTTTTATAACCCAATATG
The genomic region above belongs to Deltaproteobacteria bacterium and contains:
- a CDS encoding flagellar assembly protein T N-terminal domain-containing protein, which produces MNLYKFKSFVFIISFLLLTTINLSADPGNNVTATTVQGTISKITVEGTAMVINGDQTTARNAAINNALKKAVEQEVSAILTSKAIIDNYNLLSNKIYSNTTSYIHNYKIISEGQSNNIYSVTAQVTVGTDHLKNDLSAIGLLMKQKRMPKVAVIILEQNIGKKRFESSLFYAPSMLYGGYVVRDVSIVNETGDMSIAENEMMQKLLDSGFNVVDEATVLKDIKLHNALRIENLDDDTIKDIGKISNADVVIYGKALAMLYGKVEGSEMKSVQADVSLRAVDADDGRVLASGEQHAASVNIDEITAGNDAIKKATDELADSMIAIIQNKWKREMNNGSIIQLTVNGIKTAGDIAALKDALMATSGVKDAYTRSMGNGSATVDVDYKGSASSLVTSLLNNKTITTLYNITGTTMNTIEIGIK
- the gltX gene encoding glutamate--tRNA ligase is translated as MNNDVRVRFAPSPTGYLHIGGARTALFNYLFARHNNGKFILRIEDTDQARSTKESVDAIINGLRWLGLDWDEGPYFQSQRYDLYRSHIEILLKEEKAYKCFCTQEELEEKRQKALKEKRKPIYDRTCRSIKDKPSDKSYVVRFKSPLYGTTIVNDIVKGNVVFNNEEIEDFVIMRSDGSMTYNFVVVVDDVDMHITHIIRGDDHLNNTPKQVLLYQAFDYSVPQFAHIPLIHGEDRARLSKRHGASSVEAYRDTGYLSEALVNYLVRLGWSYGDKEVFTMQEMIENFSLDSVSKSAAIFNPDKLLWLNALYLREKRAEDIIKLLEPFCEKVGIGFDTTQDFLKLIDETKKRSRTVVELLDMMDYYFKEELNYDQKMAGKLFTQERVSSFNEIIKRLTSMNGFTKDGIESAIKGYASETGVKLGDIAQPIRLAITGRIVSPGLFDIMEILGKGRVIERLQKAIKYIQYKGNVKQD
- a CDS encoding CDP-alcohol phosphatidyltransferase family protein; translated protein: MNKRSALITIPNILTFIRIFLIPVLFLLIKNNQQEAAFYLLIGMGFTDLLDGFIARTFNQMSKLGSYLDPIADKLLTTSLFITLTLYNHIPLWLTIIVIGRDVIIAVGLFVIFLPQKFPVVSPSYLGKFTTFAQAITLIISISSGIRYFNSVLSSFFMPSVYITALFTIVSLIQYIHRGIVMLEDRRMTDKS
- a CDS encoding histidine triad nucleotide-binding protein, with translation MEDCLFCQIVEGKIPSKKVYEDEDVIVIEDIRPVAPVHLLVIPKKHIPTLVDIRQEDQLLIGKMMFVAKQMAEKTGISEKGFKAVFNVKQWGGQTIYHIHLHIVGGAPLRIHVA
- a CDS encoding TIGR02266 family protein, giving the protein MNLIYHARTQRKLICMPVLLSIESINKFKIDYTTDMSIGGLLIQTEEPYDKGTKLDIRFRIPGAIKLIEVKGEVVWSHKYIPGTEPTQESLPGMGIRFLELDEQSRHYITSYVESKKGISEEDIFVDGFDSTN
- a CDS encoding LysM peptidoglycan-binding domain-containing protein; the encoded protein is MLNRIKILSGIVIATFIFGCAHIQSYTTLQKDKAANALKFAKSQGATVYNKAEYEEAFKLYKQGIEKQRKSMTGEANTLFSLSTQLANEVAVIAKENSIRAEKERKIILSHVQQFAKKKQTVTLKVKLAPFPKPVMIAKYNTPAGKITKTVKQKTVIKTVVLSKNKIYTVVKGDCLWDIAKKGYIYGNPALWPLIYWKNRNRIINPNYIYPEQKIIIPEKSYSKEKIRRIMEYIRKKHFL
- a CDS encoding carboxypeptidase-like regulatory domain-containing protein yields the protein MKSILSNKHVWFVSAVLLFSAIVLSNCSGGSGYVPGNSNSSVCSQSLSADMKKLLNCPTTPSAPPTAPTNTNLPPSIVVANSGVFSYNCFVPPTGSTIAVTVSATDFQTNESIPDSTINFFSTTSDTVKNNPPDSTVNTGSNGWLPGLLPTGIPVAVEGINSASGYKNTYQFGLTLSPTDANSIFKVLLISSNTVNLVTALSHVTQDWTNDGAIAGTVWDCSGNPIQNAIVTLVNAGTDVSVSANIIYFRYSSGLGDIPDPTLTLTSSDGIFLAFNVPPGDYDVIAQGVLPNGNALVELGRSYVESFAGSVSISNIQPETSTTVTTTSIQ
- the lpxC gene encoding UDP-3-O-acyl-N-acetylglucosamine deacetylase — translated: MFQKTVKEKVICEGYGLHTGEFSRVTIHPAEASYGIVFIKKNGSSIRYIPLKPQSIKNTLFATTIGDEVVTISTVEHLLATLNGFGIDNAIIEVEGDELPGGDGSANIFSQAIFDAGVITFSDLSNAITFDRKFTVEYNDGYITYLPDDLLTINGTIDFSHPKILKQVFVYKNSMERFISDLSNARTFGFLKDYSTMQALGLAKGSSLENTIVLDETDVMNIGGLRYNDEFIRHKILDLLGDLYIIGNTINGRINSYKSGHALNHLFVQQIISMMESNTIIEQELIKPAVVFSY
- a CDS encoding CsgG/HfaB family protein, whose product is MKTKILTIMIILIGFISSSCATTYKEVEVPGPSQQPVAGRIQNYTGPKKRICIVDFTNKTEYGQGRLGKAASDILATELFKSGGFILVERQKMQELLNEQSLGQTGAINPATAAKAGEILGCAAIVTGSISQFGVRVLGENYGVYKKKVQKADCTVDVRVVDTTTGQVLFADSGTGEYEQKATQVFGLGQYAGYDENLGQNALRSAITKFVSNLIQQLQSVQWTGRIAVVNGNRVFINAGQKTGLRIGDELIVTSLGEEITDPQTGLVIGREPGPTIGRLKIIAFFGNDGSVALVESGGGFKRGDQVKLAQ
- a CDS encoding DUF502 domain-containing protein; this encodes MTGLTPQIKKTLGSKIRNIFIAGIAVFIPIIITIFILNVLVSWSDGLLKILPGVANPLTYIHIPGISLVIALVIIFIMGLMTYNYIGQKLLIIMEDIFAKIPFIKGIYSGAKQITEAFTEDKNKFSRVVLAEFPGAGSYAIGFAISEAVINNPEPARYLTVFIPTVPNPTSGFYLFVKQSNLYEINISVEEAFRIILTMGVGMNKPINAAPFIKGL
- a CDS encoding cation diffusion facilitator family transporter gives rise to the protein MSTHNHNGLNKNKKGLVIALIITVIFMFVELIGGFLSGSLALISDAGHMITDVFAIGFSIFAFKMAERPATETKTYGYHRLEVMAAFINGIILTALSLIIFYEAYGRIVSPQKINGILMLSIASIGFIANIIGIILLKESQRDNINTRGAFLHIVGDAISSIGVIAGGLFIIFRHWYFVDPLISILIGGIILRSAVGLIIESGGIMLEYVPRGIKLEEVTNSILGVRGVLNVHDLHVWTITSGFHAMSTHVQIDDQKISNATEMVHKIEHILGERYNINHTTIQLECETCSGIVVCSAATKSVNSKDAVKEQDRL
- a CDS encoding PEGA domain-containing protein encodes the protein MLKKLSIAAIMISLMLLGCGMPSETLKTVGSEGIVKIIADPGSADVYVDGNYIGKAYRFNGNPELLKLAHGTHTIELKKDGYQTYTTRIFVGNQAIDTVNIMLIKNP
- a CDS encoding co-chaperone GroES; translated protein: MKIQPLEDRVLIKPLEEKEKKLGTIIIPDTVKEKPQIGVVEAVGTDEELKKIVKAGDKVLFGKYSGTEFEIDGVNYLIVQKSDVLGVLKD
- a CDS encoding secondary thiamine-phosphate synthase enzyme YjbQ translates to MKTISVVTKKRIEMIDVTSEINNMLKRLGAVRGVCYLFVPHTTSGITINENADPAVKQDILDTLDKVAPYNDNYHHKEGNADAHIKSSVIGVTLSLFVENGRLVLGTWQSAFFCEFDGPRTRSLLLEFTPL